AATGCCGCCGTTTTCCATTTCAAGTAATATTTTAGAAAAATAAACATCGTAGGTATGAAGATTTTTAGTACCAATGTCTAATGTTGCACCAATATGTTTAAGATTTTGCCCCTCAAGGAATATTAGTTTGCTGTATTCTTTGCCAATATATATTATAAGCGTATGGTCTTCCGGGAAAAACTGATTTGTTTTAGAAACATAATAAGCCAATGAAAGCTCGGCTGTTTTAATAGTTGGAATTTTATAGTACCTTCTTTTGTTATAATTAGCTAATAGATTTACTAAGTTTACACACGGCAAGTCACCTTCGATAAACAAGCTGAGCAATGCCTTGTCATTCATTTCGATATAATCTAGTGAATCTGGAGAGACTGAAATGCCTTTAACTTCCTGAATATCTTTAATTATGTTATCAATTAATTTTTTCTTGCTAAGTTCGCGCTGTCCCTCATAAAGGTGAAAATTTACAGTTGGCTCGGATATAATTGGAATAAACTGTAATCTTTTTAACGCCAAGCCCGCAAGTGCATCATTAAGTCTTGAAATATCTGAAGTATCTTTATATGAAGGAGTACCACTGTCTAATTCATCTAAGTTTTCAAAATTAATATCTTCTGACAAACTAATTGAGTTCAGACTTCCTTCTATGTCATGTTTAGAAAGCGGCGAGATTAATGCTTCGGACATGTTAAGGGAAGCTACTCTAAGAATCTTTAGAGTTTCCTTTTCTTTTGAAACTACAGCAAGTTTTGTATCGCTACCCTCACAATATATACAAATAACTGGTTTCATTTACTACACCGCATTCATTAGTTGAAGAATTCTTGTTTTATTATTTGCATAGGCTATAGCTGTATCCTTAGAAATTTTTCTTTCGGTGAATAACCTTATCAAATCTTGTTCCATAGTAATCATTCCCTGCGATAACCCTTGATTAATCATCATGTAAATTTCGCTTGTATTATTATTTTTTATGGCAGCTCTAACACTTGGAGTGACTAAAAGTACTTCTTTTGCAAGAACAAGCTTGCCATCTAAGCCAGGAACTAACTTTTGGGAAACAATTGAAATTAAAACATCCGCAAGACGATTTCTTACTCTTTCTTGCTCTATTGGATTAACTTCAGCAATTATTCTATCTATTGACTCCACAGCTGAAGAGGTATGTAAGGTAGAAAATACCTTATGACCTGTATCTGTTACCTCTAAGGCGGCTAAAATAGTTTCCGGGTCCCGCATTTCACCAATGACAATTATATCCGGGTCTTGCCTTAATGACTGAATAACCCCGTCTTTAAACGATAAAGTATCTCTTCCTACTTCTCTATGTTTAATTATTGATTTTTTAGATTTATGCACATACTCAACTGGAGAAGCAATAATTACAATATGGCATGGGTCAAAGTTATTATGGTAATCGATAATTGCATCAAGGGTAGTTGATTTACCAGAGCCTGTGATTCCAGTTACAAGTGACAGTCCAAATTTAATATAACTATGACTCATTGTTTTAATTGCCATAGGATGAAAGCCAAGTGATTCAATGGTTCTTAAATTTGCAGAGATATACCTCATATTAAGGGTCAGGTTATCAAGATCAAAGTATGCATCGGCACGAAATCTTACATTAGTATTTAATTTTGGATAATGGAATGTATAACTAAAATCAAGGTTACGCTGTTCAAGCAAATATTTTCTTTGGTTTCTGTTCAATAACGAAAGTATCAACAAGTTTGCTTCGTCAAGTGTAAATTTTGGTAAATCTAAGACTCTTTGTTTAACACCAAAAATTCTAAACCAAACATGTTCATCAGAGCCAAAGCCTCCTATTTCAATATCTGAAGCTTCTTTTTCAATCATTTTTGAAAGGATTAGATTTGTTAAATCATATATGTGCGATTTTTCATCTTCTGAAAGTTTATCAATATGGTCAGCTATATAGTTAACTCGTTCTGAGTCTAATACTGTTTTAGGTATGCTGCTTGTAAAATTTGAAAGAGCTATTTTACCGGGATGTTCCATTAGTATTTCCGAATTAATAAAAAAATATACATTTCACTTAACATTAATATTCAGTTAGCAAATATTAGTCCTCCATAGTAGCAGCAATAACCTCTTGAATTGAAGTAAGTCCTAATTTAACTTTTTCGAAGCCGGATTCTCTTAAACTAATAGTTCCATCTTTGCGTGCTTGTTCTCTTATAGCTTCTTCATCAACTTCACTTCCGGAACTTACAATTATCTTTTTAATCTCTTTTGTAAAATACAGAGCTTCGTGTATAGCCATTCTTCCTCTATAGCCAGTATTATTACATTTTTCGCATCCTACCGCTTCATAAATATCATAATCCTTCCATTCGTCCCATCTTAAACCAGCTGAGGCAATAACCTCTTGTGGATTTGCTATCTTTCTTTTACAATGTTCACAAAGCTTGCGTATTAATCTTTGTGCGACGATAATATTTATTGCATATGCAATAAGAAACGGTTCAACACCCATTTTGTATAAACGAGCTATTGCACTTGGAGCGTCGTTTGTGTGCAAAGTTGAAAAAGTTAAGTGGCCAGTATTTGCAAGTTTAATTGCAGTTTCAGCAGTTTCCTTATCTCTTATTTCACCAACCAGCACAATATCGGGGTCGTGGCGTAATATAGAGCGTATTGCCTGTTCAAAATTCATTTTGTGACCAATTTTTAACTGCCGTGCCCCCTCAATTACATATTCTACTGGGTCTTCAACAGTAAGTACATTCTTAGTTGGATTAATAACTTGATAAAGTGCAGCAATTAATGTTGTACTTTTTCCACTTCCAGTAGGACCAGTAAGAATTATCATACCTTGTGGTTGGTTAATTGCTTTTACAAATGCTTGCTGTGCATAGCCTGTCAAACCAAGCTTGTTTAAGTCTTTTATAACCTTTCTATCATCGAGTATTCTAATAACAATGCTTTCAAACTTGTTTTTTAATTCTGTACCAACTACTGGCAGAACAGAAACTCTAAAACGAATTATATGCCCATCGATTTCCCTTTGCATAAAGCCATCCTGCGCTCTTTCTCTTTCAAATCTATCCAATCCTTTTGAACGATCTTTAACAACAGCCATTACAGCTTCTGGCATTGTATTTTCCTGTGTGTGCCATAGCATTAATTTACCATCAATTCTAAAATGAATTTCTGTTTTATTGCCTGGTTTAGGTATCAAATGTATATCACTAGCACCTTTTCTTGTACCTTCCACTAAGGCTGCTTCAACCAAATTGATAAGTGCACTTTTATTTATTTCTGCATCAAGTTCTTCTTCGCTAATTGTAGTTTCTTCGGGAATAACACTAATTTCTTCACCTACTTCTTCCAGCATTTTCAGATACTCGTTTTCTGAACCGACGAGTACTTGTATCAATTTATCATAATCTTTTTTTCGCAAATAGTTTATTTCATACTTTTTAGCATTCAGCAAATAAGCAATTTTAGCTAATGCGCGTTCTGTTGGGTCTACTGCAGCAAGTATTAGTTTATCTTTTATTTTTTCATCATATTTAAATGGGATGACACGATATTTAAACAGCATATCTTTAACTTCTTGACCATATTTTTCCATCATAGATCTAATTTCAGAAATTCTTTCCTCAGGTAGTTCTTCTGGTTTAAAATTCAATTCCTTAAATGCGTAAAGAACTGCAACTTCCCTAAAAATTACATCGTGGTCAAAACCGAACTCGTCTACTAATATCTGCGCAAGGTTTCTTTTCAGTTTAGTTTGATCATTTTCCTTTATCTTTAATGCTTGTTCTAAAATTTTATTATCGATAATTCCCTTTTTTAAAAGAAGGTAGCCTATTTTGTCTGTTATTTCTAATTGTGATTCCAACACTGCCATTTTCTTACCTCTGTTTCATTGCATTATTGGTGACTTTGGACTAATAGTAGCTGTCTCAGCAGATATTAATGTTAATGCAATCATTACAACCATTATTATCATCGCAATCATTACTTGAACTAATTCTATTATATTTTTAAGACGAAAGACCGTCTCGCTTTCATAATAATTTGCTAATTGGAGTGCAGTATTTTTAATAGTTCCGGTTTCTTCTCCGGAATGAAATCTGGAAATTGCAGTCTCGGTAAAAACTCCACATGCTTCAAATGCTTCGGTGATGCCAATACCTCTTTTAATCATCAGCGGGATAGCTACTTGTTTTATTTGCTGCTCGAAGTAACTATTTCCTGTGGCTTCGGCTGCTATTCTAATCGGCTCAATGCTTTCTGCAGAACCACTGTAAAGTGTGTAAAATACTCTGCAAAAAACCTCAATTAAGGTCTTATGAATTAAAGTACCCATGATGGGTATTTTTAGCATCATTTTATCGACAAAAAGTTTACCCTTAGTAGTTCTCGACCAATACAAAAAAACAACTGGCGGGACAATAATTAAAAAAATTATTATCCCAATATTATTCATAAAGAAATCGCTAATCTTTAATGTAGCAGCAGTCAAAGGTGGTAATTTTATCTTAAATTTAATAAACAATTTAGCTGTTTCTGGGAATATGTATCCGACATAAAAAATTACAGCAAGAAATAATACAAACAAAGTAACCAGAGGTGTAATTAAAGCACTTCTCAGATTTTTTTTGAACTCTTGACGGCGTTCTAAGAATTTTGCAGTTGCTCTATAAATTTCGGCCATATTACCGCTCTTGGATGCTAATCCAAGCATATAAGCAGTAAATTTCCCAAATACGCTTTGATAACGCATAAAGGTGACTTCACTATCTGCACCTTTCTTTAATTCATTGTTTATTTGCTTTAGTGTTTCTTTTAACGTCTTGTTCTGTATATCGTTAATTAATAAAGTAAGAATTTCACTATAAGGCAGCTTTTGCTCTAATAACTCAGCACTAATTTTAACGTACGAAACTATTTCTTGCTGTGGCGGCTTTAAGCTAAATTCTATTAATTTTTTATTTACTGAAATTACTTCGTAACCCAACTTTCTTAATGCATTTGCAACTTCTTCTTTACTATAAGCTCTTTGTTCACCTACAATTGGCTTTTCAGAACCTCTTTTTACCTTATATATGTACGTTGACTTTTTTTCAATTTTTTGAATTTTAAGCCGATTTTTCTCTGCGAGTGCGTGAATTTTTTTCTTTGCCTCCCTGAATGTGGGATAGCTTAAGCTCCCGCTTACTAATTGTCCAGATGGTTTTATGGCATTAAATCTAACTTCTATCATAGCATATAAAATTTATTTTTTTAATATAATACAAAAAATCGTTTGCTGTTGTTCAATTTATGAAAATTATGTAAAAAAGTTAATCGTAAACTTAATTAGCCAAAAAACCAGCAATTAATAAACAATAATAACTTACCCGTACTCACATTAAAGAGCACACCATTTTATTATCGAGAGTTTTCCAATTTCGTTAATACTAAATCAAATTAGAATTACTTTTTCTTAGGTCATTACAGAATTAATACATCAGCAGAGGAATTAACAAATTAACATGTAATTTTCTTTTGTTGAATTTTTTGCTTAGTTTTGTCAGCAAAATTTTGAAGGTGAATTAAATGGCGAAACAACAATCTTTTGCAGATAAAGCAAAAACAAAAGTAAAATCAAATGTGGTGAATGTTAAGTTTATAAAGACCATTAAGACTGCCAATGGCAGTTATAAATTTCAAGAAAAGTTCGTTCGATTAGATGATGTGAATAAGGTTGCCACATTAAAATAAAGCGGCATTTTCAAAAGCCGCTTTTCTATTTGGCTATATTAATTTAAGTTCTAAACTTACTTGCATTCCTCAAAAAATTTTTTATCTTGCGCACTTGACTGTCACAGTTGACTAACTACAAATCTTTATTCTAACCAATTTAAGCTGTTTTTTTAGCATTATAAACAAAAGACGGAGGTGGTAATGAAAAATTACAAGTCATACACATTGCGAAACTTTAATGAATTACCACAAATTAAAAACTTAAGTGAAGAAGAAAAAAGAGCAATTATTGTTGTTGGAAATGTGCTCCCCTTTAAAACAAATAACTACGTAATTGAGGAATTAATTGACTGGAGTAATATTCCCGATGATCCAATTTTTACTTTAACTTTTCCGCGCCGTGAAATGCTTAAAGAATCACACTATAGTCTAATGGAAAAAACAATTAATGAAAGTAATGATAGAAATATAATCACACAAACTGCTAATTCAATTAGAATGGAGTTAAATCCTCATCCAGCAGGACAACTACACAATGTACCCACTATAAACGGTATTGAGTTAAATGGCATGCAGCATAAATACCGAGAGACAGTTCTTTTCTTCCCAAGTCAAGGTCAAACTTGCCATGCATATTGTACTTTTTGTTTTCGTTGGCCACAATTTGTTGGACTTAACGAGCTGAAATTTGCCATGAGGGAAACCGAGTTGCTAGTAGAATATTTAAAGAATCACAGAGAGATAACAGATGTTCTGTTTACAGGCGGCGACCCATTAATAATGAAAACAAAAATATTATCTACATATATAGAACCCTTATTAGATGATGAATTATGGAACATACAAACAATCCGAATAGGTACGAAAGCTATTGGTTACTGGCCATATCGTTTTACAGATGATAAGGACTCAGATGATCTTATCAGATTATTTGAAAAAATTGTTAAATCCAAAAAAAACTTGGCAGTGATGGCACATTTCAATCATCCAGTTGAACTAAAAACAAAAGCAGCAGAAGAAGCAATAAAAAGAATAAGAGCAACGGGTGGACAAATTAGAACTCAATCACCTATACTAAAACATATTAATGATTCCCCAGAAATTTGGTCTGAGCTTTGGCGACTTCAAGTAAACAACAACTGCATACCTTACTACATGTTTGTTGCTAGAGATACGGGCGCTCAAGAATTTTTTGGTGTAACATTAGAAAATGCTTGGCAAATTTTTAGACAGGCATATCAGAATGTAAGTGGTGTATGCAGAACTGTAAGGGGTCCTAGTATGAGTACAACACCTGGGAAAATTCAAGTGCTTGGGATAGAAGAAGTAGACAACGAAAAAGTTTTTGTGCTGAGATTTCTGCAAGGAAGAAACCCCGATTGGGTAGCAAAGCCATTTTTTGCTAAGTATGATAAGAATGCAATTTGGCTTGATGAGTTAAAACCTGCTTTTGGCAAAGAAACATTTTTCTTCGAAAAAGAACTTGAGGAAATGTTTAATGAACATATTTATGATGACGAGTCAGAGAATTTTGAGTAAAACTTTTTCGTTCACGAAATAAATAACTAAAAGTTGAAGAGCAAGAGCCAATTTTTACTTAGATAAAAAATTTTTAGTTAACAAATAACTCAATGCACTTTAGGCTATTGGCTCTAATATTCATCTGCTGATACTACTTCTATAGCTGGATTAACTTCTCGTTTCAACAAGTTTTCAATTGCTACTAAAGTACCTCTTATAGAACTTGGGCAGCTTCCACATGCACCCTGATATCTAATTTTAACAGTATATCCTTCTATACCTGTAACTTCTAAGCCACCGCCGTCACCAGCTAAAGCTGGTCTAACTCTAAAGTTTAAAATCTCATTAATCTTTTTAAGCATTTCATTTTCTTCTTCTGAATTAATTACAACTTCTTTTTCCGGTGGAATTAACGATTTATCAAAGTTCTTCATGAAATTTACAAATGGTCTTTGAATTTGGCCCCAGCTTACTTTAGGATCTTTTTCAATAGTAATGAAGCGGTCCATATAAAAAACAGAGACAACTCCTTCAATTTCAAAAATCCCTTTAGCTAAAGGGTCGTTTTCAGCTTCTTGTTTGTTCTTAAAATTTCTTGCCTCTTTAATAAGCAGTCTTTCATTTAATATAAATTTTAGCGCTTGAGGATTGGGTGTCAAATCTACATCTTGTACAATTAACATTTTTTTACCTTTCTATTAGAATGTTAAACACAATTTTTATTTCAGGCAATCTTATAAAAAAATTGATTCTTATTCAATTATTAAATGATAAGCATGGTAGAATAAGAATCTTCATATTGGGTTCAATTTTAATTATTTGTTATTAATAATCAGCACAAATTCTCCTTTCAAATTCTCTCTTTTAGCAATACTTAAAATTTCAGAAGCAGTACCTCGATATAACTTTTCTGTGGGCAAAGTAAGGTTATACGCTAAACAAATATTTATATCACCTCCAAATATTCTCTCAACATCGGTTAAAATTAATTTTAATCGATAAGGTGTTTCCATTATTACAATTAATTCTTTTTTTGCTTTTAATTTTATCAGTTCTTTTTTTCTTAAATCTTTTTTAGGTGACAGCCATCCTGCGTAATAAAATTTACTTATATCGAAACCTGAGGCAACTAATGCGGGTAGAAGAGAGTTAGCACCCGGCAGCGAAATTATATCTATATTTGAATCAATGCACATTTGCACCAAAGGTAACCCCGGATCAGAAAAGAGCGGAGTGCCGCAATCAGAAATAATTGCGGCGGTTTTTCCACTTTTTATATTTTGAAAAATCTCTTCGGAAGCCTCTTTTTCGTTGTGCTCATTTAATGAAACAAGGGGCTTTTCAATCTTAAAGTGAGAAAGCAGTCGACGCGCTTCTTTGAATTCTTCACAAATTATAAAATCTACATCGTTAAGTACTTCAAGTGCGCGTATTGTAATATCCTTATAATTGCCTATGGGCGTAGGAACAAGATAAAGTTTTGATGTCATAACTTAACTCAATTAGCACAGCATCCTAACTAATAATATTGCTTATTGCTCATTTATTCATAACAATTTTTTTATTTCTTGATGAAGTTCAGAAATCTTATAAATCCTCTTCTCACCAGTTTTTCTAATTTTTACTTCCACATTACCATCTTTTAAATTTTTTTCGCCTACAATTATTTGAAGAGGCATTCCAAGTAAATCAGCATCATTGAATTTAAAGCCGGCAGTTATGCCATCTCTATCATCGTAGAGAACTTCAAATCCCTCTTCTTTTAAACGGCTATAAATTAGTTCCGCAGTTTCAGAAATTAATTTACTTTTCATATTTAACGCAATGATATGGACATCAAAAGGAGAAAGAGGCTTAGACCAAACAATTCCCTTTTCATCGTAATTTTGCTCTATAAAGCATGCAAAAATTCTCTCAACGCCTATTCCATAGCTGCCCATCACAATTGGATGTTCTTCCCCTTTTTCATCAAGATAATTTACACCAAGTGCTTCTGAATACTTGGTACCCAACTTAAAAATATGACCGAGTTCTATAGCCTTGAAAACATCGAGTTTTGAACCACATCGAACGCAGCTTTCATTGGCTTGAACTATACGCAAATCAAAAAATTCAATGTTAGGTATATCTCTATTAAA
This genomic interval from Melioribacteraceae bacterium 4301-Me contains the following:
- a CDS encoding NifU family protein, producing the protein MLIVQDVDLTPNPQALKFILNERLLIKEARNFKNKQEAENDPLAKGIFEIEGVVSVFYMDRFITIEKDPKVSWGQIQRPFVNFMKNFDKSLIPPEKEVVINSEEENEMLKKINEILNFRVRPALAGDGGGLEVTGIEGYTVKIRYQGACGSCPSSIRGTLVAIENLLKREVNPAIEVVSADEY
- a CDS encoding KamA family radical SAM protein, which produces MKNYKSYTLRNFNELPQIKNLSEEEKRAIIVVGNVLPFKTNNYVIEELIDWSNIPDDPIFTLTFPRREMLKESHYSLMEKTINESNDRNIITQTANSIRMELNPHPAGQLHNVPTINGIELNGMQHKYRETVLFFPSQGQTCHAYCTFCFRWPQFVGLNELKFAMRETELLVEYLKNHREITDVLFTGGDPLIMKTKILSTYIEPLLDDELWNIQTIRIGTKAIGYWPYRFTDDKDSDDLIRLFEKIVKSKKNLAVMAHFNHPVELKTKAAEEAIKRIRATGGQIRTQSPILKHINDSPEIWSELWRLQVNNNCIPYYMFVARDTGAQEFFGVTLENAWQIFRQAYQNVSGVCRTVRGPSMSTTPGKIQVLGIEEVDNEKVFVLRFLQGRNPDWVAKPFFAKYDKNAIWLDELKPAFGKETFFFEKELEEMFNEHIYDDESENFE
- a CDS encoding type II secretion system F family protein, which produces MIEVRFNAIKPSGQLVSGSLSYPTFREAKKKIHALAEKNRLKIQKIEKKSTYIYKVKRGSEKPIVGEQRAYSKEEVANALRKLGYEVISVNKKLIEFSLKPPQQEIVSYVKISAELLEQKLPYSEILTLLINDIQNKTLKETLKQINNELKKGADSEVTFMRYQSVFGKFTAYMLGLASKSGNMAEIYRATAKFLERRQEFKKNLRSALITPLVTLFVLFLAVIFYVGYIFPETAKLFIKFKIKLPPLTAATLKISDFFMNNIGIIIFLIIVPPVVFLYWSRTTKGKLFVDKMMLKIPIMGTLIHKTLIEVFCRVFYTLYSGSAESIEPIRIAAEATGNSYFEQQIKQVAIPLMIKRGIGITEAFEACGVFTETAISRFHSGEETGTIKNTALQLANYYESETVFRLKNIIELVQVMIAMIIMVVMIALTLISAETATISPKSPIMQ
- a CDS encoding GspE/PulE family protein, which codes for MAVLESQLEITDKIGYLLLKKGIIDNKILEQALKIKENDQTKLKRNLAQILVDEFGFDHDVIFREVAVLYAFKELNFKPEELPEERISEIRSMMEKYGQEVKDMLFKYRVIPFKYDEKIKDKLILAAVDPTERALAKIAYLLNAKKYEINYLRKKDYDKLIQVLVGSENEYLKMLEEVGEEISVIPEETTISEEELDAEINKSALINLVEAALVEGTRKGASDIHLIPKPGNKTEIHFRIDGKLMLWHTQENTMPEAVMAVVKDRSKGLDRFERERAQDGFMQREIDGHIIRFRVSVLPVVGTELKNKFESIVIRILDDRKVIKDLNKLGLTGYAQQAFVKAINQPQGMIILTGPTGSGKSTTLIAALYQVINPTKNVLTVEDPVEYVIEGARQLKIGHKMNFEQAIRSILRHDPDIVLVGEIRDKETAETAIKLANTGHLTFSTLHTNDAPSAIARLYKMGVEPFLIAYAINIIVAQRLIRKLCEHCKRKIANPQEVIASAGLRWDEWKDYDIYEAVGCEKCNNTGYRGRMAIHEALYFTKEIKKIIVSSGSEVDEEAIREQARKDGTISLRESGFEKVKLGLTSIQEVIAATMED
- a CDS encoding type IV pilus twitching motility protein PilT encodes the protein MEHPGKIALSNFTSSIPKTVLDSERVNYIADHIDKLSEDEKSHIYDLTNLILSKMIEKEASDIEIGGFGSDEHVWFRIFGVKQRVLDLPKFTLDEANLLILSLLNRNQRKYLLEQRNLDFSYTFHYPKLNTNVRFRADAYFDLDNLTLNMRYISANLRTIESLGFHPMAIKTMSHSYIKFGLSLVTGITGSGKSTTLDAIIDYHNNFDPCHIVIIASPVEYVHKSKKSIIKHREVGRDTLSFKDGVIQSLRQDPDIIVIGEMRDPETILAALEVTDTGHKVFSTLHTSSAVESIDRIIAEVNPIEQERVRNRLADVLISIVSQKLVPGLDGKLVLAKEVLLVTPSVRAAIKNNNTSEIYMMINQGLSQGMITMEQDLIRLFTERKISKDTAIAYANNKTRILQLMNAV
- the rsmI gene encoding 16S rRNA (cytidine(1402)-2'-O)-methyltransferase, with the protein product MTSKLYLVPTPIGNYKDITIRALEVLNDVDFIICEEFKEARRLLSHFKIEKPLVSLNEHNEKEASEEIFQNIKSGKTAAIISDCGTPLFSDPGLPLVQMCIDSNIDIISLPGANSLLPALVASGFDISKFYYAGWLSPKKDLRKKELIKLKAKKELIVIMETPYRLKLILTDVERIFGGDINICLAYNLTLPTEKLYRGTASEILSIAKRENLKGEFVLIINNK